In the genome of Croceimicrobium hydrocarbonivorans, one region contains:
- a CDS encoding OmpA family protein: protein MKTIKFISLSLLCLSLQSTVAQSTNEASRWSLGARINHLYDIGAYRFDTELSRDMRGLNGSFTQFDIGYSFYAERMFNPLFGLQLGYHGGSMTGANQVEYYENSFNEAQLNLILMLSNFSSSFAQSPWNVYGKFGLANGRFESTQYLQSDQVEDNSFADNYWKYQGGLGLQYELNRAWRLELDFSLNSVLNDGFDGYNSASGSDVYWATALGVAYSFGPKAQKAEFQKPIFSALACDGPPQTKVTIANDSLKWEEQAAQMAALQADLERTQAELESLKQAQAQPKPSSTKPETESLSVYFGFDQSYLSSTAKKAIFEQVRGLRNIEGTRFVLTAYADATGPESYNVSLKQARAHAVRDFLLTLGFSAAQIQIGLAKNQSPEELGNSFLNRRVDVEWE from the coding sequence ATGAAAACGATAAAATTCATCAGCCTAAGCCTACTCTGCTTAAGCTTACAAAGTACTGTAGCACAATCCACAAATGAGGCTTCGCGTTGGAGTCTGGGAGCCCGAATCAATCATCTCTATGATATTGGTGCCTATCGTTTCGATACAGAATTATCGAGGGATATGCGCGGGCTTAACGGCTCCTTCACCCAATTCGATATTGGTTATAGTTTCTACGCCGAGCGCATGTTTAATCCGCTCTTTGGTTTGCAATTGGGTTATCATGGAGGGAGCATGACTGGCGCCAATCAAGTGGAGTACTATGAGAATAGTTTTAATGAAGCGCAGTTAAACCTGATCCTGATGTTGAGCAATTTCAGCTCCTCTTTTGCGCAGTCACCCTGGAATGTGTACGGAAAATTCGGATTGGCCAATGGTCGGTTCGAGTCGACCCAATACTTGCAGAGTGATCAGGTGGAGGATAATAGCTTCGCCGATAATTATTGGAAATACCAGGGGGGACTGGGTTTGCAATATGAGCTAAATAGAGCCTGGCGATTGGAGCTCGATTTTAGCTTGAATAGCGTCTTGAACGATGGTTTCGACGGCTATAACAGTGCTTCGGGTTCGGATGTCTATTGGGCTACTGCTTTGGGAGTGGCTTATAGCTTCGGGCCAAAAGCGCAAAAGGCAGAGTTTCAAAAGCCCATTTTTAGTGCATTGGCTTGCGATGGCCCTCCTCAAACTAAGGTTACAATTGCCAATGACAGTTTGAAGTGGGAAGAGCAGGCAGCGCAAATGGCGGCTCTGCAAGCTGACTTGGAGCGTACTCAGGCCGAATTGGAAAGCCTGAAGCAAGCTCAAGCTCAGCCAAAACCCAGTAGCACAAAGCCAGAGACAGAATCCTTGTCCGTTTACTTTGGCTTTGATCAATCGTATCTCAGTAGCACTGCAAAGAAGGCCATCTTCGAGCAGGTGCGGGGTCTGAGGAATATAGAGGGGACAAGGTTTGTTTTAACTGCTTATGCTGACGCCACAGGCCCCGAATCCTACAACGTTAGCTTAAAGCAGGCGCGTGCCCATGCGGTACGTGATTTCCTTTTGACTTTGGGCTTTAGCGCTGCTCAAATTCAGATTGGACTTGCTAAAAATCAATCTCCCGAAGAATTGGGTAATTCTTTTCTTAATCGGCGAGTAGATGTAGAGTGGGAGTAA
- a CDS encoding pentapeptide repeat-containing protein produces the protein MAYFCEEEYENIDFKKQSLAKGEYEACRFINCQFQELHLSDFNFSECEFIDSDLSNLRWKESRLQDAWFENCKLLGIRFDELSSFGLSFKMQNCRLDSSNFFGLDLSRCSFENCQLWEVDFTSAQMQNSILRDCDLRNAHFENSNLMACDFRGSSNLQIDPQGNRIKGAHFNLDQLPGLLLEHRIKIEK, from the coding sequence ATGGCCTATTTCTGCGAAGAGGAATACGAAAACATTGACTTTAAGAAACAAAGCTTAGCGAAAGGGGAATACGAAGCCTGTCGTTTTATCAATTGCCAGTTTCAAGAATTGCACCTGAGTGACTTCAACTTCAGTGAATGTGAATTTATCGATTCCGATCTCAGTAATCTGCGCTGGAAAGAAAGTCGCCTGCAAGATGCCTGGTTCGAAAACTGTAAACTATTGGGTATTCGCTTTGATGAGCTGAGCAGCTTTGGCCTGAGTTTTAAAATGCAAAATTGCCGACTCGATAGCTCCAATTTCTTCGGTCTAGACCTCAGCCGATGTTCCTTTGAGAATTGCCAATTATGGGAAGTGGATTTCACTTCGGCGCAAATGCAGAATAGCATCTTACGAGACTGCGATTTACGCAATGCTCATTTCGAAAACAGCAATCTTATGGCCTGTGATTTCCGGGGCAGCAGCAATTTGCAAATCGATCCACAAGGGAACCGCATTAAAGGCGCGCATTTTAATCTCGATCAATTACCCGGCTTGCTTTTAGAGCATCGCATAAAAATCGAGAAATAA
- a CDS encoding S41 family peptidase, giving the protein MSTRAQVDSLDLKARSILHMARDFHFQAPLNDSVFSQRVYDELMQSLDQDGQFFTQKDLSQISPYQAIAARNAQSRQALVQSLSEVYRLRLQALESLLEAESQKPLDFTIKEQYRIETDGILEEAEWKEHWRKYYKMRVLWALFNHQDTAAKSFNPDSETKLHWQKYIGESMVCRLRNDLDHYEALDRYIQEQYLKALAKALDPHSAYFSSSARQGFQNSLSQNELSYGIELFRNADGEIEVAYVVPGSPAWQSGKVNEGDIILGLSSEASDEDALACLGTAEVRALIESADEAETKFQLRKQSGEKLEVELSKDYIAVEENHVESFVLEGERKIGYIYLPSFYVGDEFAESVQGCAVDVSNALIRLKRQGVEALIMDLRDNGGGAMYEALRLAGIFVDYGALSIYSDGQEHQTLKDMDRGVIYDQPMLILQNAFSASASELFAAALQDRNRAIIVGQPSYGKSTVQEIVPLLQYHENSDTALIPGSFIKLSTAAFYRVTGASHQAMGIQPDIPLPALYNYDAYREKAYSNYLKIDSIKKKTYYFPEAELPLTDLRELSAQRIKADSLWQWEANQELNTGTETSIPLDLAGFSAYMAKDEVSEDYEEQHWEPALKVHSLKYLLNYRLANEEEGLTVKAAISEDLYIRESFFILNDYLEFKSTQ; this is encoded by the coding sequence GTGAGTACAAGGGCGCAGGTAGATTCTCTGGACTTAAAGGCTCGTTCCATTTTACATATGGCGCGGGATTTCCATTTTCAAGCTCCCCTTAATGATTCTGTTTTTTCGCAGCGGGTGTATGATGAATTAATGCAGTCCTTGGATCAGGATGGCCAATTTTTTACGCAGAAGGACCTTAGTCAAATTTCACCTTATCAGGCTATAGCCGCCCGCAATGCCCAGTCGCGACAAGCGCTGGTACAAAGCTTAAGTGAGGTGTATCGGTTGAGGCTACAAGCCCTGGAATCTTTGTTGGAGGCCGAAAGCCAAAAGCCCCTGGATTTTACAATAAAGGAGCAGTACCGTATTGAAACCGATGGCATTCTTGAAGAAGCCGAATGGAAAGAACATTGGCGTAAATACTATAAAATGCGGGTGCTTTGGGCCCTTTTCAATCATCAGGATACGGCCGCCAAAAGCTTTAATCCTGATTCCGAAACTAAATTGCATTGGCAAAAGTATATCGGCGAAAGCATGGTTTGCCGCTTGCGAAATGATTTAGATCATTATGAGGCTTTGGACCGCTATATTCAAGAACAGTATTTAAAGGCTTTAGCGAAAGCATTGGATCCGCATAGCGCCTATTTTTCCAGCTCTGCCCGACAAGGTTTTCAAAATTCACTTTCTCAGAATGAATTGTCTTATGGCATTGAGCTCTTTCGCAATGCAGATGGAGAAATAGAAGTGGCTTATGTGGTGCCCGGTAGTCCGGCCTGGCAGAGTGGTAAGGTGAACGAAGGTGATATTATCCTGGGACTGAGTTCCGAAGCCAGCGATGAAGATGCCCTGGCTTGTTTAGGAACGGCCGAAGTGCGGGCCTTAATTGAGTCGGCAGATGAAGCTGAAACCAAATTCCAATTGCGAAAGCAAAGCGGGGAGAAGTTGGAAGTGGAACTCAGCAAAGACTATATCGCAGTGGAGGAAAACCATGTGGAGTCATTCGTTTTAGAAGGGGAGCGCAAAATTGGTTATATCTATCTGCCTTCTTTTTATGTGGGGGATGAATTTGCGGAATCGGTGCAGGGCTGTGCCGTGGATGTGAGCAATGCCCTGATTCGCTTGAAGCGACAAGGAGTGGAAGCCTTAATCATGGATTTGCGCGACAATGGCGGCGGGGCGATGTATGAGGCCCTGCGATTAGCCGGAATTTTTGTGGATTATGGAGCGCTTTCTATTTACTCGGATGGGCAAGAACATCAAACTCTAAAGGATATGGATCGCGGGGTGATCTATGATCAACCGATGCTGATTTTGCAAAATGCTTTTAGTGCTTCGGCCTCGGAGCTTTTTGCGGCCGCTTTGCAAGATCGAAACCGCGCTATTATTGTAGGGCAGCCCAGTTATGGGAAGTCTACGGTACAAGAAATTGTGCCTTTGCTACAATACCATGAAAATTCGGATACCGCTCTGATTCCCGGTTCCTTTATTAAGCTGAGCACGGCGGCTTTTTATCGGGTAACAGGAGCTAGTCATCAGGCCATGGGAATTCAACCCGACATCCCATTGCCCGCTTTGTACAATTATGATGCTTACCGCGAAAAGGCGTATTCGAATTATCTTAAGATCGATTCGATTAAAAAGAAGACCTATTATTTCCCGGAAGCTGAATTACCCTTAACAGACCTGAGAGAACTTAGTGCCCAACGCATTAAGGCCGATAGTCTTTGGCAGTGGGAGGCGAATCAAGAACTGAATACAGGTACTGAGACTAGCATACCGCTTGACTTAGCGGGCTTTTCGGCTTATATGGCGAAGGATGAAGTGTCGGAGGATTATGAAGAACAGCATTGGGAGCCCGCCTTAAAGGTGCATTCACTGAAGTATTTACTCAATTATCGATTGGCAAATGAGGAGGAGGGCTTGACTGTTAAAGCGGCCATCTCCGAGGATTTATACATCCGCGAAAGCTTTTTTATACTTAATGACTATTTAGAATTCAAATCAACACAATGA
- a CDS encoding LIC11966 family surface protein gives MKQTLAICLLLLGAFSMQAQSAGEAAAYMGQIGESIEEMKGETWSYLKAATRGRSARTLERKRQSIIEELKNVKSEIRKIGAFKGDRSYQQEVINYLDMTDIVLREDYAKIMDMEDIAERSYDGMEAYLLAKDIAGEKMDSAFSIYKNAEEAFANKYGVNLIEGEKTKKDEKIAKANKALKYYNRIFLEVFRAQVQEAYVVEALNNADLVSLEQNLNALKTAVAKAQANLDTFSTFGGDKKLLYSAQRLLKYYENSCANNLPKLVDFYVKKDNFDRLQKKMEATKKRDLTQEDVDAFNAAVEDYNKMVPEFNNVNERNNEAREQAIKSWEDGVEDFFDQHA, from the coding sequence ATGAAACAAACATTAGCCATCTGTTTATTGCTATTAGGCGCTTTTTCAATGCAAGCTCAATCGGCTGGAGAAGCGGCCGCTTATATGGGCCAAATCGGGGAAAGCATCGAAGAAATGAAAGGTGAAACCTGGAGTTATCTAAAAGCCGCCACCCGTGGTCGTAGTGCCAGAACCCTGGAGCGCAAACGCCAATCTATTATTGAGGAGCTGAAAAACGTAAAATCTGAAATTCGTAAAATCGGTGCTTTTAAGGGCGATCGCAGCTACCAGCAAGAGGTGATTAATTATCTGGATATGACCGATATCGTGCTTCGTGAAGACTATGCGAAGATTATGGATATGGAAGATATTGCGGAGCGTTCTTACGACGGGATGGAAGCCTATCTTTTAGCGAAGGATATTGCCGGTGAAAAGATGGATAGTGCCTTTAGTATTTACAAAAATGCGGAGGAGGCCTTTGCCAATAAGTACGGTGTAAATCTGATAGAAGGAGAGAAGACCAAGAAGGATGAAAAAATTGCCAAGGCCAATAAGGCTTTGAAATACTACAACCGCATTTTCTTGGAGGTTTTCCGCGCTCAGGTGCAGGAAGCTTATGTTGTAGAAGCTTTGAATAATGCAGATTTAGTGAGTCTGGAGCAAAATCTGAATGCTTTGAAAACTGCGGTAGCTAAAGCCCAGGCTAATTTGGATACCTTCTCAACTTTTGGAGGAGATAAGAAATTACTGTACTCGGCTCAGCGACTTTTGAAGTACTATGAGAATTCTTGTGCGAATAATTTACCTAAGCTGGTTGACTTTTATGTGAAGAAGGACAATTTTGATCGCCTGCAAAAGAAAATGGAAGCCACTAAAAAGCGTGATTTAACGCAAGAAGATGTGGATGCCTTTAATGCAGCCGTAGAAGATTACAACAAAATGGTACCGGAGTTTAACAATGTTAACGAGCGCAATAATGAGGCGCGAGAACAGGCTATAAAATCCTGGGAAGACGGGGTTGAGGACTTTTTTGATCAGCATGCCTAA
- a CDS encoding OmpA family protein — MRPYFYLCLFLSLGLSALAQKTEIRKSYFFEVNETELQATQIQSLQKLLDSLPNERVLGFALNAYCDGPGSKAHNEALGKNRILSLQNEIQKQFADSSIKHQNFADEGQPDNLYKNSQRRVDLIIQLAPEPDYGPGIAELLKQLCPPPQVFEIDPLKDTILKAKGGSILHIPAKAFSNLRPKEKVRIEFTEVITKSEMLLNNLSTSSNGRMLESGGMFKVEAFQGQRKLKLRKRRDVTFYIPSERSIPGALVFNGNQHDSLANINWTRTNGSTLQSTSMNDFLWCCSLGRNPQPCNFWCRMGSLFGFNKDNAAARSSRSRGGENPCGAFTHFLEKYGVENVDALMLAINSNRQGEAPIKTYEELYSYLRNEERKEMEADIAKGSISSSDLNYYIFNNAQLGWINIDAFSNWQASKLTTLNIPLKPANHVDVKMVFKNRNSILPPNTYRRGNFYYKDIPKGEPVNIIATKYVNGKSFIAVQDYIIGEELGELQFEEVSLEGIKEILAGLNS; from the coding sequence ATGCGACCCTATTTCTACCTCTGCCTCTTTCTTAGCTTAGGCCTATCTGCCCTTGCCCAAAAAACAGAAATCCGCAAAAGCTATTTTTTCGAAGTCAATGAAACTGAGCTCCAAGCCACGCAAATCCAAAGCTTGCAAAAGCTGCTCGACAGTTTACCCAATGAAAGAGTTTTAGGCTTTGCACTTAATGCCTATTGCGATGGCCCAGGATCCAAAGCTCATAATGAGGCCCTTGGCAAGAACCGAATCCTCAGCTTGCAAAATGAAATTCAAAAGCAATTTGCAGATAGCTCAATTAAGCACCAAAACTTTGCGGATGAAGGTCAGCCAGACAACCTCTATAAAAATTCCCAGCGCAGAGTTGATTTGATTATTCAATTAGCGCCGGAACCGGATTATGGACCAGGCATTGCAGAATTACTGAAGCAGCTCTGCCCACCGCCACAGGTCTTCGAAATCGACCCGCTTAAAGACACCATCCTCAAGGCCAAAGGGGGCAGTATCCTTCACATTCCCGCCAAGGCCTTCAGTAATCTTCGTCCCAAAGAAAAAGTACGTATAGAGTTTACAGAAGTAATTACCAAAAGTGAAATGCTTTTGAATAATCTCAGCACCAGCTCTAATGGCCGCATGCTTGAAAGTGGAGGCATGTTTAAGGTGGAGGCCTTTCAAGGCCAGCGCAAATTGAAATTGCGAAAACGAAGAGATGTAACTTTTTACATTCCAAGCGAAAGATCTATCCCCGGTGCACTAGTCTTCAATGGTAACCAGCATGATAGCCTTGCTAATATCAATTGGACCCGCACTAATGGCAGCACTTTGCAAAGCACAAGCATGAATGATTTTCTCTGGTGTTGTTCTTTAGGTCGAAATCCACAGCCTTGTAATTTTTGGTGCCGGATGGGAAGTTTATTTGGCTTTAATAAAGACAATGCTGCTGCTAGATCGAGTAGATCCAGAGGTGGTGAAAATCCATGTGGGGCTTTTACTCATTTTCTTGAAAAATATGGGGTCGAAAATGTAGATGCACTCATGCTGGCCATTAATTCCAATCGCCAAGGAGAAGCCCCAATCAAAACCTACGAAGAGCTCTATTCCTATTTACGTAATGAGGAACGCAAGGAAATGGAAGCCGACATTGCCAAGGGTAGCATTAGTTCTTCAGACTTAAACTATTACATCTTCAACAATGCGCAATTAGGATGGATCAATATTGATGCTTTTTCCAATTGGCAGGCTTCTAAACTGACCACTTTAAACATCCCTCTAAAACCGGCTAATCATGTGGATGTGAAAATGGTCTTTAAGAATCGAAATTCTATTTTGCCACCAAACACCTACCGTAGAGGCAATTTCTACTATAAAGACATACCCAAAGGAGAACCCGTAAACATTATTGCAACTAAATATGTAAACGGAAAGAGCTTTATCGCCGTCCAGGACTATATCATTGGCGAAGAATTGGGTGAATTGCAATTTGAAGAAGTCAGCTTAGAGGGGATTAAGGAAATTTTAGCGGGACTTAATTCTTAA
- a CDS encoding iron chaperone, producing the protein MAKMKQYNQVADYLADQSEECRDKLLELRACILEAAPQAVEKINYNIPVFALEEGAKMDKQIMMAGYKKHVSLYPHPDTIEAFKDQLQEAIVKKGTLQFPLNKPLPKDLIIAMVKYRIQALGMA; encoded by the coding sequence ATGGCAAAAATGAAGCAATACAATCAGGTAGCCGACTACCTCGCGGATCAAAGCGAAGAATGTAGAGACAAGCTTTTGGAATTAAGGGCCTGTATTTTAGAAGCCGCACCCCAAGCGGTAGAGAAAATCAATTACAATATTCCCGTTTTTGCGCTGGAAGAAGGCGCTAAAATGGATAAGCAAATTATGATGGCCGGCTACAAAAAACATGTAAGCCTCTACCCCCATCCGGATACCATTGAAGCCTTTAAAGATCAATTGCAAGAGGCCATTGTAAAGAAAGGAACCCTGCAGTTCCCCTTAAATAAACCCCTACCCAAAGACCTGATCATTGCCATGGTGAAATACCGTATCCAAGCCTTAGGCATGGCTTAA